A single Myxocyprinus asiaticus isolate MX2 ecotype Aquarium Trade chromosome 50, UBuf_Myxa_2, whole genome shotgun sequence DNA region contains:
- the LOC127439244 gene encoding extracellular matrix protein 2-like isoform X1: MRLNLILVLSLCFCLTFSLAEDQRRPLTRGKRRGVRPKQARKQTSNAVLQQRKTPEGNGQDGSIFIDSYKNTIEPKPNYDMTPGKTEHCVFRGITMFDKTMWSPKPCVTCLCSSGEVVCDQIKCPVLRCQLKFQPVIECCPICIDPVVDVPEYSGDSPVPNDLAELDTETSRSQTDRKERQKKVEEEWIRKKDDERKWRKKQKKKEAERQRKLKKEKTAREKEEEQRRLREEEEERAAAEERRRRMEEHKRVEQERARRLEMEQREMLRALEEAAERAQEVGEGLHGDEANEEEEVVWLRGDVFQMPPVLPTAAPGPPPLPPLQKPSEPGKEKPECTEEEPEMVTTLLPPGCSISDVIVTCENAKLTSIPPLSIPELKSLGLQGNEIKTIPAGAFNGIPNLEWIDFGKNKISSSGIDPQAFKGLKFLSRLYMDGNLLEQIPSELPSTLQELKINENNLKEIEENSFEGLGSLVTLEMEGNLLSEGNVNPQAFKPLKELTYLRLSRNYFRTIPQGLPASLQELYLENNLIEEISETAFNYTTNINVVVLRHNKIDESRIAPLAWINQRNLESIDLSHNNFYLVPSFLPKSLVHLVLTGNQIERIPGYVFAHMEPGLEYLYLSYNKLDGEGIEPESFFGTFNTMTELCLDHNQLTAVPMGVNEMTTLHFLRLNNNKIRHIDEDAICDPLNDDDSHLVVLRLENNLIDARKISPAAFSCVRSSSSVVLKPQRIK, encoded by the exons ATGAGACTAAACCTCATTCTGGTACTATCACTCTGCTTCTGCCTGACCTTCAGTCTCGCAGAAGATCAGAGACGTCCCTTAACACGAGGAAAAAGGCGAGGTGTCAGACCGAAACAAGCAAGGAAACAGACTTCTAATGCCGTCTTGCAGCAGAGAAAAACACCAGAGGGGAATGGACAGGATGGATCCATTTTCATTGACTCTTACAAGAACACCATAGAGCCAAAGCCAAACTACGATATGACTCCAG gGAAGACTGAGCACTGTGTGTTTCGGGGCATCACCATGTTTGATAAAACAATGTGGTCACCAAAGCCTTGTGTGACCTGCCTGTGCTCCAGTGGTGAGGTGGTCTGTGACCAAATAAAGTGTCCTGTGCTACGGTGCCAACTCAAATTTCAACCAGTCATAGAGTGCTGCCCAATTTGCATTGACCCAG TCGTCGATGTCCCTGAGTATTCTGGAGACTCTCCTGTTCCCAACGATCTTGCTGAGCTTGATACCGAAACATCTCGAAGCCAGACAGAcaggaaagaaagacagaaaaaagtcGAGGAGGAATGGATTCGCAAAAAAGACGATGAACGCAAGTGGAGAAAGAAGCAAAAGAAAAAGGAAGCCGAGAGACAGAGGAAGTTAAAAAAGGAGAAGACCGCCAGAGAAAAAGAGGAGGAACAAAGGAGGCTacgagaagaagaagaagagagagcAGCGGCGGAGGAGAGAAGAAGAAGGATGGAGGAACACAAGAGGGTCGAGCAGGAGAGGGCTCGTCGACTAGAGATGGAGCAAAGAGAGATGCTGAGAGCTCTGGAGGAAGCGGCCGAACGTGCCCAGGAAGTAGGG GAAGGGCTCCATGGAGATGAAGCCAATGAAGAGGAGGAAGTTGTCTGGTTAAGGGGTGACGTTTTCCAAATGCCACCTGTGCTGCCCACGGCAGCCCCAGGTCCTCCTCCTCTCCCACCTCTCCAGAAACCAAGTGAACCAGGCAAGGAGAAACCCGAATGCACCGAAGAGGAACCTGAGATGGTAACCACCTTGCTACCTCCAGGTTGTTCGATATCTGACGTCATCGTCACCTGTGAGAATGCAAAACTGACGAGTATACCTCCGCTGTCCATCCCTGAGCTCAAATCACTTGGCCTACAGG GCAATGAAATCAAAACCATTCCTGCTGGAGCATTCAATGGTATTCCCAACCTGGAGTGGATAGACTTTGGGAAAAACAAAATCTCATCATCAGGAATCGATCCACAAGCATTTAAA GGTCTTAAATTCCTGTCTCGCTTGTACATGGATGGAAACCTTCTGGAACAAATTCCCTCTGAGCTCCCATCAACACTCCAGGAACTGAAGATAAATGAGAACAATCTAAAGGAAATTGAGGAAAACAGCTTTGAAG GTCTTGGCAGTCTGGTTACCTTGGAAATGGAGGGAAACTTGCTCAGTGAAGGTAATGTGAATCCACAGGCCTTTAAACCTCTGAAAGAACTGACTTATCTTCGACTGAGCAGGAACTATTTCCGTACCATTCCTCAGGGACTACCTGCATCTTTACAG GAGTTGTACCTGGAAAATAATCTAATTGAAGAAATCTCTGAAACGGCATTTAATTACACAACAAACATCAACGTTGTTGTACTACGACATAACAAAATAGATGAGTCAAGGATTGCACCGTTAGCCTGGATCAATCAAAG GAACCTGGAATCTATAGATCTTTCACACAACAACTTCTATCTGGTTCCATCCTTCCTCCCGAAGTCACTAGTTCACCTGGTGTTGACCGGGAATCAGATTGAACGCATTCCAGGATACGTGTTTGCACACATGGAGCCTGGCCTCGAGTACCTCTACCTCTCCTACAACAAACTGGATGGTGAAGGCATTGAGCCTGAGTCCTTTTTTGGCACCTTCAACACTATGACGGAACTCTGTCTGGATCATAACCAGCTCACGGCTGTTCCCATGGGAGTTAATGAGATGACAACTTTACACTTCCTCCGacttaacaacaacaaaataag GCATATAGACGAAGATGCCATCTGTGACCCCTTGAATGACGATGACTCCCATCTAGTCGTCCTTCGCCTTGAGAACAATTTAATTGATGCACGGAAAATATCACCCGCGGCTTTCTCCTGTGTCCGTTCCTCCTCTAGTGTCGTTTTAAAGCCCCAGAGGATTAAGTAA
- the LOC127439244 gene encoding extracellular matrix protein 2-like isoform X2, which translates to MRLNLILVLSLCFCLTFSLAEDQRRPLTRGKRRGVRPKQARKQTSNAVLQQRKTPEGNGQDGSIFIDSYKNTIEPKPNYDMTPGKTEHCVFRGITMFDKTMWSPKPCVTCLCSSGEVVCDQIKCPVLRCQLKFQPVIECCPICIDPVVDVPEYSGDSPVPNDLAELDTETSRSQTDRKERQKKVEEEWIRKKDDERKWRKKQKKKEAERQRKLKKEKTAREKEEEQRRLREEEEERAAAEERRRRMEEHKRVEQERARRLEMEQREMLRALEEAAERAQEEGLHGDEANEEEEVVWLRGDVFQMPPVLPTAAPGPPPLPPLQKPSEPGKEKPECTEEEPEMVTTLLPPGCSISDVIVTCENAKLTSIPPLSIPELKSLGLQGNEIKTIPAGAFNGIPNLEWIDFGKNKISSSGIDPQAFKGLKFLSRLYMDGNLLEQIPSELPSTLQELKINENNLKEIEENSFEGLGSLVTLEMEGNLLSEGNVNPQAFKPLKELTYLRLSRNYFRTIPQGLPASLQELYLENNLIEEISETAFNYTTNINVVVLRHNKIDESRIAPLAWINQRNLESIDLSHNNFYLVPSFLPKSLVHLVLTGNQIERIPGYVFAHMEPGLEYLYLSYNKLDGEGIEPESFFGTFNTMTELCLDHNQLTAVPMGVNEMTTLHFLRLNNNKIRHIDEDAICDPLNDDDSHLVVLRLENNLIDARKISPAAFSCVRSSSSVVLKPQRIK; encoded by the exons ATGAGACTAAACCTCATTCTGGTACTATCACTCTGCTTCTGCCTGACCTTCAGTCTCGCAGAAGATCAGAGACGTCCCTTAACACGAGGAAAAAGGCGAGGTGTCAGACCGAAACAAGCAAGGAAACAGACTTCTAATGCCGTCTTGCAGCAGAGAAAAACACCAGAGGGGAATGGACAGGATGGATCCATTTTCATTGACTCTTACAAGAACACCATAGAGCCAAAGCCAAACTACGATATGACTCCAG gGAAGACTGAGCACTGTGTGTTTCGGGGCATCACCATGTTTGATAAAACAATGTGGTCACCAAAGCCTTGTGTGACCTGCCTGTGCTCCAGTGGTGAGGTGGTCTGTGACCAAATAAAGTGTCCTGTGCTACGGTGCCAACTCAAATTTCAACCAGTCATAGAGTGCTGCCCAATTTGCATTGACCCAG TCGTCGATGTCCCTGAGTATTCTGGAGACTCTCCTGTTCCCAACGATCTTGCTGAGCTTGATACCGAAACATCTCGAAGCCAGACAGAcaggaaagaaagacagaaaaaagtcGAGGAGGAATGGATTCGCAAAAAAGACGATGAACGCAAGTGGAGAAAGAAGCAAAAGAAAAAGGAAGCCGAGAGACAGAGGAAGTTAAAAAAGGAGAAGACCGCCAGAGAAAAAGAGGAGGAACAAAGGAGGCTacgagaagaagaagaagagagagcAGCGGCGGAGGAGAGAAGAAGAAGGATGGAGGAACACAAGAGGGTCGAGCAGGAGAGGGCTCGTCGACTAGAGATGGAGCAAAGAGAGATGCTGAGAGCTCTGGAGGAAGCGGCCGAACGTGCCCAGGAA GAAGGGCTCCATGGAGATGAAGCCAATGAAGAGGAGGAAGTTGTCTGGTTAAGGGGTGACGTTTTCCAAATGCCACCTGTGCTGCCCACGGCAGCCCCAGGTCCTCCTCCTCTCCCACCTCTCCAGAAACCAAGTGAACCAGGCAAGGAGAAACCCGAATGCACCGAAGAGGAACCTGAGATGGTAACCACCTTGCTACCTCCAGGTTGTTCGATATCTGACGTCATCGTCACCTGTGAGAATGCAAAACTGACGAGTATACCTCCGCTGTCCATCCCTGAGCTCAAATCACTTGGCCTACAGG GCAATGAAATCAAAACCATTCCTGCTGGAGCATTCAATGGTATTCCCAACCTGGAGTGGATAGACTTTGGGAAAAACAAAATCTCATCATCAGGAATCGATCCACAAGCATTTAAA GGTCTTAAATTCCTGTCTCGCTTGTACATGGATGGAAACCTTCTGGAACAAATTCCCTCTGAGCTCCCATCAACACTCCAGGAACTGAAGATAAATGAGAACAATCTAAAGGAAATTGAGGAAAACAGCTTTGAAG GTCTTGGCAGTCTGGTTACCTTGGAAATGGAGGGAAACTTGCTCAGTGAAGGTAATGTGAATCCACAGGCCTTTAAACCTCTGAAAGAACTGACTTATCTTCGACTGAGCAGGAACTATTTCCGTACCATTCCTCAGGGACTACCTGCATCTTTACAG GAGTTGTACCTGGAAAATAATCTAATTGAAGAAATCTCTGAAACGGCATTTAATTACACAACAAACATCAACGTTGTTGTACTACGACATAACAAAATAGATGAGTCAAGGATTGCACCGTTAGCCTGGATCAATCAAAG GAACCTGGAATCTATAGATCTTTCACACAACAACTTCTATCTGGTTCCATCCTTCCTCCCGAAGTCACTAGTTCACCTGGTGTTGACCGGGAATCAGATTGAACGCATTCCAGGATACGTGTTTGCACACATGGAGCCTGGCCTCGAGTACCTCTACCTCTCCTACAACAAACTGGATGGTGAAGGCATTGAGCCTGAGTCCTTTTTTGGCACCTTCAACACTATGACGGAACTCTGTCTGGATCATAACCAGCTCACGGCTGTTCCCATGGGAGTTAATGAGATGACAACTTTACACTTCCTCCGacttaacaacaacaaaataag GCATATAGACGAAGATGCCATCTGTGACCCCTTGAATGACGATGACTCCCATCTAGTCGTCCTTCGCCTTGAGAACAATTTAATTGATGCACGGAAAATATCACCCGCGGCTTTCTCCTGTGTCCGTTCCTCCTCTAGTGTCGTTTTAAAGCCCCAGAGGATTAAGTAA
- the LOC127439248 gene encoding asporin-like, whose amino-acid sequence MKALLLLTLLTLCHTKPYKPINVMDFMKNNEIMQQDLGDDDDDDDGDDDDYAEYDDNFVSDCPEWCRCSKRVLQCSDQGLTKVPKDIPANTVLIDLQNNDITEIKEDDFKGLVNLYALFLLNNQISKVHPKAFRNMDKLKILHLSYNELTQIPDNLPKGIQSLRLHDNKISRIPKGAFKGMQDLNVLELSANPIANSGIEPGAFDDMATLYLRIAESKLTAVPKDLPSSLTELHLDYNKIGKLEAEDFLRLRSLQRLWLDFNQIKYVENGTFTGTPKIREIHLDNNKLKKVPPGLNTLKYLQVMYLHANSISYVGVNDFCPSRARAKKTLFTRISLFANPVKYWEIQPPTFRCISSRNAVQLGNQRK is encoded by the exons ATGAAGGCACTTTTACTGCTCACCCTACTGACGCTGTGTCATACGAAACCATACAAGCCAATCAACGTCATGGATTTCATGAAGAATAATGAAATCATGCAACAAGACttgggtgatgatgatgatgatgacgatggtGATGATGACGATTACGCTGAATACGACGATAACTTTGTTTCAGACTGTCCCGAATGGTGCCGGTGCTCAAAGAGAGTTCTGCAGTGCTCAGATCAGG GTCTGACCAAAGTGCCAAAGGACATTCCAGCAAACACGGTGCTCATCGAtctccaaaacaatgacataaccgAAATCAAGGAAGATGATTTCAAGGGCTTGGTTAATCTCTAT GCCCTGTTTCTGCTCAATAACCAAATATCGAAAGTTCATCCAAAGGCCTTTCGCAACATGGACAAACTCAAGATTCTCCACCTATCATACAATGAGCTGACACAAATCCCTGACAACCTTCCCAAGGGCATTCAATCATTGAGACTGCATGACAACAAGATCAGCAGAATCCCAAAAGGAGCATTTAAAGGAATGCAAGACCTAAATGTTTTAG AGCTGAGTGCAAATCCAATTGCAAACAGCGGGATTGAGCCAGGGGCTTTTGATGACATGGCAACTCTCTACTTGAGGATAGCTGAATCAAAGCTTACAGCTGTGCCTAAAG ATCTCCCATCTTCCCTCACCGAACTTCACTTGGACTATAACAAGATTGGCAAATTAGAAGCAGAGGATTTTTTGCGATTAAGAAGTCTACAAAG GTTGTGGCTCGATTTCAATCAAATAAAGTATGTGGAGAATGGAACTTTCACTGGCACTCCCAAAATCAGAGAAATTCATTTGGACAACAATAAACTGAAAAAAGTTCCTCCAGGCTTGAACACCCTGAAATATTTGCAG GTGATGTATCTACATGCCAACAGCATCAGTTATGTTGGAGTAAATGACTTTTGCCCATCGAGAGCCCGGGCAAAGAAGACTCTCTTCACTAGGATCAGTTTATTTGCCAACCCGGTGAAATACTGGGAGATTCAACCGCCAACTTTCCGGTGCATATCCAGCCGCAATGCAGTGCAACTGGGCAATCAGAGAAAGTGA